One segment of Sulfobacillus thermosulfidooxidans DSM 9293 DNA contains the following:
- a CDS encoding prepilin peptidase: MNNLWASVLTALIMSVAAPYWGLTETVSWRSRVLMACVIIFLAVGLGWYDGHWKPLDDGFVGLWTVVAYVDAKERIIPNRFVLLTMLWGIMVTPWTLHIAIQDMATGLGLFAFYLLVHFVTSGGLGMGDVKFSGAQGFVLGWPQGLLASVVGLWAAGLYSLILLMVFRRSRGQAIALGPFLVLGGLTGLVGLLH, translated from the coding sequence ATGAATAACCTTTGGGCTAGTGTGCTCACAGCACTTATTATGTCGGTAGCCGCTCCTTATTGGGGTCTAACGGAAACGGTTTCATGGCGTAGCCGGGTCTTGATGGCTTGTGTGATCATTTTTTTAGCTGTTGGACTGGGCTGGTATGATGGGCACTGGAAGCCCCTGGATGATGGGTTTGTGGGATTATGGACGGTTGTAGCCTATGTTGATGCCAAAGAACGTATTATCCCGAATCGTTTCGTTTTGTTGACCATGCTCTGGGGCATTATGGTGACGCCATGGACTCTTCATATCGCAATTCAAGACATGGCAACAGGACTAGGTCTTTTTGCTTTTTACTTGTTGGTCCATTTTGTCACGTCCGGCGGACTGGGCATGGGTGATGTGAAATTTAGTGGCGCGCAAGGCTTTGTTTTAGGGTGGCCTCAAGGCTTATTGGCATCAGTGGTGGGATTATGGGCGGCCGGACTTTATTCCCTGATTTTACTGATGGTGTTTCGGCGATCGCGCGGGCAAGCGATTGCTTTAGGGCCTTTTCTGGTATTGGGAGGATTGACAGGCCTGGTTGGCTTATTGCATTAG
- a CDS encoding shikimate kinase, with translation MSGNIRRHILLTGMMGSGKSTIGQRLADALNWPFFDLDEEIEKRYAMTIPQIFAQHGEETFRHWERETLERMLAHDMAIVLALGGGALLQEKSHDLVKAHRVIWLDAPSSELWRRVKDTNRPLVAQGQEAFFLMHQARRAVYEKVASLKIECVGDPSTVVAAILQGLGADIGEQGNCD, from the coding sequence ATGTCCGGGAATATTAGACGCCACATTCTGCTTACGGGCATGATGGGGAGTGGCAAATCGACAATTGGTCAGCGATTGGCGGATGCATTGAACTGGCCCTTTTTCGACCTCGATGAGGAGATTGAAAAGCGTTATGCAATGACCATTCCGCAAATCTTTGCCCAGCATGGTGAAGAGACTTTTCGGCACTGGGAAAGAGAAACGCTCGAGCGCATGCTGGCGCATGATATGGCTATCGTTTTAGCGTTAGGCGGTGGAGCCTTATTGCAAGAAAAAAGTCATGATCTGGTAAAAGCTCATCGTGTGATTTGGCTTGATGCGCCGAGCAGCGAATTATGGCGCCGGGTCAAAGACACGAATCGGCCTTTAGTGGCGCAAGGACAAGAGGCATTTTTTTTGATGCACCAGGCCAGGCGGGCTGTCTACGAAAAAGTCGCGTCGTTAAAAATCGAATGCGTTGGCGATCCCAGTACAGTGGTCGCAGCCATTTTGCAAGGGTTGGGGGCAGATATTGGTGAACAAGGCAATTGTGATTGA
- the aroC gene encoding chorismate synthase, whose product MTAGESHGPGLVGIVDGVPSQVPVTSELINQDLARRQKGYGRGGRMAIEKDQVEFFGGVRHGKTLGSPVALLVKNRDFVNWQESMAPDEGKPDRIVTRPRPGHADLVGGIKYQHRDLRNVLERASARETTMRVALGAVARSFLHELGIEVRGHVISIGDVHAPYKDYTLEEILASENSPVRVVDPASEKAMTDAIDRAKEAGDTLGGIFEVKAFGLPVGLGSYVQWNRRIEGQLAQALLSIPAMKAVEVGTGMAQADVPGSAVHDAIWWDKEKGFSRLSNRAGGIEGGITTGMPLVVRIAMKPLSTLLSPLGSFDIESKEPFLAQVERSDVTAVPPAVVVGEAMVMHVLANAILEKFGGDSLPEVQERIQAWERYVREY is encoded by the coding sequence ATGACAGCTGGAGAATCTCACGGACCGGGATTAGTCGGAATTGTCGATGGGGTTCCCTCTCAAGTTCCCGTCACAAGTGAATTAATCAATCAAGATTTGGCCCGGCGACAAAAAGGTTATGGCCGCGGGGGCCGGATGGCTATAGAAAAGGATCAAGTCGAATTTTTCGGGGGCGTGCGTCACGGCAAAACCTTAGGCAGTCCAGTGGCCCTGTTAGTGAAAAATCGGGATTTTGTGAATTGGCAAGAGTCGATGGCCCCTGACGAGGGCAAACCCGATCGCATTGTGACGCGTCCGAGGCCTGGACATGCTGATTTAGTGGGTGGCATCAAATATCAACACCGGGATCTGCGTAATGTTCTTGAGCGTGCATCGGCCCGCGAGACCACCATGCGTGTTGCGTTAGGAGCCGTCGCTCGGAGTTTCCTTCATGAACTGGGCATCGAAGTGCGGGGGCATGTCATTAGCATTGGCGATGTGCATGCACCCTACAAGGATTATACCTTAGAGGAAATCCTGGCATCAGAAAACTCACCGGTTCGCGTGGTCGATCCTGCCAGTGAAAAAGCTATGACGGATGCGATTGACCGGGCTAAAGAGGCGGGGGACACGTTAGGAGGAATTTTTGAGGTCAAGGCCTTTGGCTTGCCAGTAGGACTCGGCAGTTATGTGCAATGGAATCGCCGGATAGAAGGACAATTGGCCCAGGCTCTCCTCAGTATCCCGGCCATGAAAGCCGTCGAGGTGGGAACAGGAATGGCCCAAGCTGATGTTCCCGGTTCTGCTGTTCATGATGCGATTTGGTGGGATAAGGAGAAGGGTTTTAGCCGGTTAAGTAACCGCGCTGGGGGCATTGAAGGCGGTATTACCACGGGTATGCCCCTAGTCGTACGCATTGCCATGAAACCCCTTTCTACTTTGCTATCGCCTCTTGGCTCGTTCGACATTGAAAGTAAGGAACCTTTTTTGGCGCAGGTCGAGCGGTCAGATGTTACGGCCGTCCCCCCGGCTGTGGTAGTGGGAGAAGCTATGGTCATGCATGTTCTTGCCAATGCCATTTTGGAGAAGTTCGGCGGGGATAGTTTGCCCGAGGTTCAGGAACGAATTCAAGCGTGGGAACGGTATGTCCGGGAATATTAG